Proteins encoded together in one Osmerus eperlanus chromosome 20, fOsmEpe2.1, whole genome shotgun sequence window:
- the si:ch211-171h4.3 gene encoding serine/threonine-protein kinase SBK1 — protein sequence MTAAVRLLDEMCHLTAQSLPSLETSEHYQVVKLLGEGSYGRVMLAVHRIRGTPMALKFFPRGSTSLLSFLREYNLSLSFCTHPSLTQALGIAFSTPDHYVFAQQVALYGDLYDVIIPEVGVEENCVQRVVSQLSGALSHLHHLGFVHRDLKPENVFLCDPDCRWVKLGDFGMVKASGTRVPGVWYSSPYCTPEAEIAKDTEDSSHNVSVNDRAGEREDRGMMKRVWLSVEASTDCWALGILTYAMLTGSLPWLETASSDRSFIKYREWFDREKGLDDGLDVWGEMDRDGRRDEDIISLDGAEVGEKTCRLVAPQFACFTPLACSMFQTLLDPRPWLRGGPDDVLGYLGGEWMREKERIRLEEERKKTTGKGGIGNVKEKEGRGER from the exons ATGACA GCCGCTGTGAGGCTGTTGGATGAGATGTGTCACCTCACAGCTCAGTCGCTGCCGTCCCTAGAGACGTCCGAGCACTACCAGGTTGTCAAGCTCCTGGGGGAGGGGTCGTACGGCAGGGTCATGTTGGCCGTACACAGGATCAGGG GGACTCCCATGGCCTTGAAGTTTTTCCCCCGTGGCTCTACCTCACTCTTGTCCTTCCTGAGAGAGTACAACCTGTCGCTGTCCTTCtgcacccacccctccctcacccaggccCTTGGCATTGCCTTCTCCACCCCCGATCACTACGTCTTCGCCCAGCAGGTCGCTCTTTACGGTGACCTCTATGATGTCATCATCCCAGAG gtgggtgtggaggagaactGTGTCCAGAGAGTGGTGTCTCAGCTGAGTGgggctctctcccacctccaccaccttggCTTCGTCCACCGCGACCTTAAGCCTGAGAACGTGTTCCTGTGTGACCCGGACTGTCGCTGGGTCAAGCTGGGGGACTTTGGGATGGTCAAGGCCTCAGGAACCAGGGTCCCTGGGGTCTGGTACAGCTCGCCCTACTGCACACCAGAGGCCGAGATCGCCAAAGATACGGAAGACAGCAGCCACAACGTCAGCGTGAACGACAGAGCAGGAGAACGAGAAGACAGAGGGATGATGAAGAGGGTGTGGCTGTCGGTGGAGGCCAGTACTGACTGCTGGGCTCTGGGGATCCTGACCTATGCCATGCTGACAGGAAGTCTACCCTGGCTGGAGACAGCGTCCAGTGACCGCTCCTTTATCAAGTACCGGGAGTGGTTTGACCGGGAGAAGGGTCTCGACGACGGGCTGGACGTGTGGGGGGAAATGGACAGGGATGGGCGGAGAGACGAGGACATCATCAGCCTGGATGGAGCGGAGGTCGGGGAGAAGACCTGCAGGCTTGTAGCCCCACAGTTCGCCTGCTTCACCCCACTGGCCTGCTCCATGTTCCAGACTCTGCTGGACCCAAGGCCCTGGCTTCGTGGTGGGCCCGACGATGTACTTGGCTACCTGGGAGGAGAGTggatgagggagaaagagaggatacgattggaggaggagaggaagaaaacaaCAGGGAAAGGAGGCATAGGAAAcgtgaaagagaaggagggtagaggagagagatga